Proteins from a single region of Amorphus orientalis:
- a CDS encoding ABC transporter ATP-binding protein, whose product MVEIAFQAVTKDFGATRAVESLSFTMQDGEFFALLGPTGAGKTTTLRLVAGLERPDYGRILIGGRDATSLSPPQRDVAFVFQQYSLYPHLTVFENLAFPLKAPGKRLSDKDIKSRVEAVAEKLRIEHKLGNKATRLSGGEMQRVSIGRALVREPACFLMDEPLSSLDAKLREELRAELKHLQVELGATILYVTHDQVEAMTLADRVGVLIDGRLHQIDAPEVLYETPADVAVAQQVGHLPINLFSTEALGLTGSGIDRIGIRPEHVRIVPAAEAGPDDTLGDVVRTERLGAEDVITVSAGGTTVYAAQPPAPVGGVAGRIAVRIEPAFALAFDRDGNRLPVRTGDRNAAAFVSLVEAARDLTQRLQTDGPDGSETQAEEVHSVR is encoded by the coding sequence ATGGTTGAGATCGCGTTTCAGGCCGTCACCAAGGATTTCGGCGCCACCCGCGCGGTGGAATCCCTCTCTTTCACCATGCAGGACGGCGAGTTCTTCGCGCTGCTCGGCCCGACCGGGGCCGGGAAGACGACCACGCTCCGCCTCGTCGCGGGGCTGGAGCGGCCCGACTACGGCCGTATCCTGATCGGGGGGCGCGATGCGACCTCGCTGTCGCCGCCCCAGCGCGACGTCGCGTTCGTGTTCCAGCAATATTCGCTCTATCCGCACCTGACCGTGTTCGAAAACCTGGCCTTCCCCCTGAAGGCGCCGGGCAAGCGCCTGTCGGACAAGGACATCAAGTCACGGGTGGAGGCGGTCGCGGAGAAGCTCCGCATCGAGCACAAGCTCGGCAACAAGGCGACCCGGCTGTCGGGCGGCGAGATGCAGCGCGTGTCGATCGGCCGCGCGCTGGTGCGCGAACCGGCCTGCTTCCTGATGGACGAGCCGCTGTCGTCGCTGGACGCGAAGCTGCGCGAGGAGCTCAGGGCGGAACTGAAGCATCTGCAGGTGGAGCTGGGCGCCACAATCCTCTATGTGACCCATGACCAGGTCGAGGCGATGACGCTTGCCGACCGGGTCGGAGTCCTGATCGACGGCCGCCTGCACCAGATCGACGCGCCGGAAGTCCTCTACGAGACGCCGGCCGACGTCGCCGTGGCCCAGCAGGTCGGCCATCTGCCGATCAATCTGTTTTCAACCGAGGCTCTCGGTCTCACCGGTTCGGGCATCGACCGTATCGGAATCCGGCCGGAACACGTTCGCATCGTGCCGGCCGCCGAGGCCGGGCCGGACGACACGCTCGGAGATGTGGTGAGGACGGAACGTCTGGGAGCGGAGGACGTCATCACCGTGAGCGCCGGCGGGACCACCGTCTATGCCGCGCAGCCGCCGGCGCCCGTCGGAGGCGTTGCCGGGCGGATCGCAGTCCGGATCGAGCCGGCCTTCGCGCTCGCGTTCGACCGCGACGGCAACCGGCTGCCCGTGCGGACCGGCGACAGGAACGCGGCCGCGTTCGTCTCCCTGGTCGAGGCCGCCCGCGACCTGACGCAGCGGCTGCAGACGGACGGACCGGACGGGTCCGAAACACAGGCGGAGGAGGTACACAGTGTCCGCTGA
- the dhaM gene encoding dihydroxyacetone kinase phosphoryl donor subunit DhaM, which produces MSDTSSEDHVAIGIVSHSKDVARGAADMVRQMVGDSVVVAFTGGNPDGGLGTDATEIGAMIEKLWRPAGVVVLVDLGGAEMNTEMAIESLPEERQGVVRIANAPIVEGAVTAGTMASTGASLAAVVEAAEELGG; this is translated from the coding sequence GTGAGCGATACGAGCAGCGAAGACCATGTCGCCATCGGCATCGTCTCCCATTCCAAGGACGTCGCCCGAGGCGCCGCCGACATGGTGCGCCAGATGGTCGGCGACAGCGTCGTCGTGGCGTTTACCGGCGGCAATCCGGACGGTGGCCTCGGCACCGACGCCACCGAGATCGGGGCGATGATCGAGAAGCTCTGGCGGCCCGCCGGGGTGGTCGTCCTCGTCGATCTGGGCGGCGCGGAGATGAACACCGAAATGGCCATCGAATCGCTCCCGGAAGAGCGTCAGGGCGTGGTCCGCATCGCCAACGCTCCGATCGTGGAAGGCGCGGTGACCGCCGGAACCATGGCGTCCACGGGCGCCTCGCTCGCCGCGGTCGTCGAGGCTGCGGAAGAGCTCGGAGGATAG
- the ptsP gene encoding phosphoenolpyruvate--protein phosphotransferase, with amino-acid sequence MAEPLRRRDPAGPVRIGGTLASRGTAVGTLAVERTASEEAGAIGDEAHERARLAAAIERAKAELTALLADADDLAGEILGFQLALLDDPELIAPGEAALADGRGAAAAFSLGIGSLIDDYATADDEYFRARASDLRDLKARVLRALSNAVDPSQIAEGAIILVMDELTPSRFLELDFAHVRGIASRIGSPTSHVAMLARARGLPLLVGLDLTEDALDDLTDGSPAVLSVGSLDQLVIDPDAETLASARKAASDAAAEDAESRRLEGEPARTGDGTAITVLVNVDGLATIADADPDVCDGVGLTRTEFLFADGPADEDAQYETYRRIVEWADGRPVTIRTLDAGGDKPVPGITPDGETNPFLGLRGLRLSLAHPDLFRTQLRALLRAAAHGPVKIMLPMVTVPEELVQARALMDEAAESLAKAGVPTGDAPLGIMVETPAAALEAARFEAAEFYSIGTNDLIQYVTAAARDTASVAYLQDPLSPAVLRLIAEVATAGRTRGVEVSVCGEAASLPEVIPALLDCGIRTLSVPPAAVGRTKRAIAAHRLG; translated from the coding sequence ATGGCTGAACCGCTTCGCCGCCGGGACCCCGCCGGGCCGGTCCGCATCGGGGGCACCCTCGCCTCGCGCGGAACTGCCGTGGGCACGCTGGCGGTCGAACGCACCGCGAGCGAGGAAGCCGGCGCGATCGGCGACGAGGCCCACGAGCGGGCGCGGCTGGCGGCGGCGATCGAGCGGGCGAAGGCGGAACTCACCGCCCTGCTCGCCGATGCCGACGACCTGGCCGGCGAGATCCTGGGCTTTCAGCTCGCCCTTCTCGACGATCCGGAGCTGATCGCGCCGGGCGAGGCCGCCCTTGCCGACGGTCGCGGCGCCGCAGCCGCGTTCAGCCTTGGAATCGGCAGCCTGATCGACGACTACGCCACCGCCGACGACGAGTATTTCCGCGCCCGTGCGTCCGATCTCAGGGACCTCAAGGCACGGGTTCTGCGCGCCCTGTCCAATGCCGTCGACCCGTCCCAGATCGCCGAGGGCGCCATCATCCTCGTCATGGACGAACTCACCCCGTCCCGGTTTCTGGAGCTGGACTTCGCCCACGTGCGCGGCATCGCTTCGCGCATCGGCTCGCCCACCAGCCATGTCGCCATGCTTGCCCGGGCCCGCGGCCTGCCGCTGCTGGTCGGCCTCGATCTGACAGAAGACGCGCTCGACGACCTGACCGACGGATCCCCCGCCGTGCTCTCAGTCGGATCGCTCGATCAGCTCGTGATCGATCCCGATGCGGAAACCCTCGCCTCGGCGCGCAAGGCCGCTTCAGACGCCGCAGCCGAAGACGCCGAATCCCGCCGACTGGAAGGAGAGCCGGCCCGGACCGGCGATGGCACCGCGATCACGGTGCTGGTCAATGTCGACGGGCTCGCCACCATCGCGGATGCGGATCCAGACGTGTGCGACGGCGTGGGACTGACGCGCACGGAGTTCCTGTTCGCCGACGGACCGGCGGACGAGGACGCCCAATACGAGACCTATCGACGGATCGTGGAATGGGCGGACGGGCGGCCGGTCACGATCCGGACCCTCGACGCGGGCGGCGACAAGCCGGTGCCCGGGATCACGCCGGACGGCGAGACCAATCCCTTCCTCGGCCTGCGCGGCCTGAGGCTGTCCCTGGCCCATCCGGATCTCTTCCGGACCCAGTTGCGCGCGCTTCTGCGGGCCGCGGCTCACGGACCGGTCAAGATCATGCTGCCGATGGTGACGGTGCCGGAGGAACTGGTGCAGGCCCGCGCGCTCATGGATGAAGCTGCAGAAAGCCTCGCAAAGGCAGGCGTGCCGACCGGAGATGCGCCGCTCGGCATCATGGTGGAGACCCCGGCCGCGGCGCTGGAGGCGGCGCGGTTCGAGGCCGCAGAGTTCTACTCCATCGGCACCAACGACCTGATCCAGTACGTGACGGCCGCCGCCCGCGACACCGCCAGCGTCGCCTATCTGCAGGACCCGCTGTCGCCGGCAGTCCTCCGGCTGATCGCCGAGGTCGCAACCGCCGGACGGACGCGCGGTGTCGAGGTGAGCGTGTGCGGCGAGGCGGCGAGCCTGCCGGAGGTCATCCCGGCGCTGCTCGATTGCGGGATCCGGACGCTGTCGGTGCCGCCGGCGGCGGTCGGCCGGACCAAGCGCGCCATCGCCGCGCACCGGCTCGGATAG
- a CDS encoding ABC transporter ATP-binding protein: MAEIRLVNLRKAFDDFVAVRDTTLTIHEGEFFALLGPSGCGKTTTLRMIAGLEMPTSGRIELDGRDVTSVRAAKRDIAFVFQMFALYPHLRVKDNIAYPLRSQGIPASERKERIDEVARVLRIEHLLKRRISSLAGGDRQRVALARGMVRRPRAFLMDEPLGTLDAEMRSAMREELRGLHDRIGATSVYVTHDQIEAMSMADRIAVMSKGDVLQAAPPMELYLNPASLFVAGFVGSPAMNFIEIEGPLAPGATSAQAALPGAPELPVPALPEGASGQKLVLGIRPEHLKVGADEPISGTVFATEYLGSHRLVVIETPAGRLRARVAKGLALKIGDRIGVGVDPAWAILFDADTGLALNRTTPPETAAGHTPMLHAEASHG, from the coding sequence ATGGCCGAAATCCGCCTCGTCAATCTGCGCAAGGCCTTCGACGACTTCGTCGCGGTGCGCGACACGACGCTCACCATTCACGAGGGCGAGTTCTTCGCCCTGCTCGGCCCCTCCGGCTGCGGCAAGACGACGACGCTGCGCATGATCGCCGGCCTGGAGATGCCGACCTCGGGCCGCATCGAACTGGACGGGCGCGACGTGACCTCCGTGCGCGCCGCCAAGCGCGACATCGCCTTCGTGTTCCAGATGTTCGCGCTCTATCCGCACCTGCGGGTGAAGGACAACATCGCCTACCCGCTCCGCTCCCAGGGGATACCGGCGTCCGAACGCAAGGAGCGGATCGACGAGGTCGCCAGGGTGCTGAGGATCGAGCATCTCCTGAAACGCCGGATCTCGTCGCTTGCCGGCGGCGACCGGCAGCGTGTCGCGCTCGCCCGCGGCATGGTGCGCCGGCCGCGCGCGTTCCTCATGGACGAGCCGCTGGGCACCCTCGACGCGGAGATGCGCAGCGCGATGCGCGAGGAGCTTCGCGGGCTGCACGACCGGATCGGCGCGACCTCCGTCTACGTGACCCACGACCAGATCGAGGCCATGAGCATGGCCGACCGCATCGCCGTCATGAGCAAGGGCGACGTGCTGCAGGCAGCCCCGCCGATGGAGCTCTATCTCAACCCCGCCTCGCTGTTCGTGGCCGGGTTCGTCGGCTCGCCCGCCATGAACTTCATCGAGATCGAGGGGCCGCTCGCGCCCGGGGCCACGTCGGCGCAGGCGGCCCTGCCCGGCGCGCCGGAGCTTCCCGTGCCCGCCCTGCCGGAGGGAGCTTCGGGCCAGAAGCTGGTCCTCGGCATCCGGCCGGAGCACCTGAAGGTCGGCGCGGACGAGCCGATTTCCGGCACCGTCTTCGCCACCGAATATCTCGGCTCGCACCGGCTCGTCGTCATCGAGACACCGGCCGGCCGGCTCAGGGCCCGCGTCGCCAAGGGGCTCGCCCTGAAGATCGGCGACCGGATCGGAGTCGGCGTCGACCCGGCCTGGGCGATCCTGTTCGACGCCGACACCGGCCTTGCGCTCAATCGCACGACCCCGCCGGAAACCGCAGCCGGCCACACCCCGATGCTCCATGCGGAGGCCTCCCATGGTTGA
- a CDS encoding outer membrane beta-barrel protein yields the protein MTRHYSFCNSAGVRSACALLAAVGLLALESGRAEAADPVEPAPVVAEVPASAWTGSIAPYVWMSGLSGTTANFGAPSVHIDQSFSDIVDALDFSLMLAGQARYGRFSVSTDFLYLKTTSKNATPFGRLASTAKVGTKTLEFTALAGYALVDNDKLRLDVVGGARFWNVENALSFQGGRLDGIKVTDNGTWVDAMGGLKGRFDMTERAYLTGWALAGAGGADFGWDVLGGVGYDLNDRFSAVAGYRAAGVDYQSGTFEYDVTIQGPILGVVYRF from the coding sequence ATGACCAGACACTATTCATTTTGCAACTCGGCCGGCGTGCGTTCGGCATGCGCCCTGCTCGCTGCGGTCGGCCTCCTGGCGCTCGAGTCGGGCCGCGCGGAGGCGGCGGACCCGGTCGAACCTGCTCCGGTCGTGGCCGAGGTCCCGGCCTCCGCCTGGACCGGATCGATCGCCCCCTATGTATGGATGTCCGGCCTTTCCGGTACGACGGCGAATTTCGGAGCCCCTTCGGTCCATATCGACCAGAGTTTCTCCGACATCGTCGATGCCCTGGATTTCTCGCTGATGCTCGCCGGGCAGGCGCGCTACGGACGCTTCAGCGTTTCCACCGACTTCCTCTATCTGAAGACCACGTCGAAGAACGCGACGCCATTCGGGCGGCTCGCGTCCACGGCTAAGGTCGGCACGAAGACGCTGGAATTCACCGCGCTCGCCGGTTACGCGCTGGTGGACAACGACAAGCTCCGGCTCGACGTGGTGGGCGGCGCGCGCTTCTGGAACGTCGAGAACGCCCTCTCCTTCCAGGGCGGGCGGCTCGACGGTATCAAGGTCACCGACAACGGCACCTGGGTCGATGCCATGGGCGGGCTCAAGGGCCGGTTCGACATGACCGAACGCGCCTATCTCACGGGCTGGGCGCTGGCAGGCGCAGGCGGTGCCGATTTCGGATGGGACGTGCTCGGCGGCGTCGGCTACGACCTGAACGACCGGTTCTCGGCCGTGGCCGGCTACAGGGCCGCCGGCGTCGACTACCAGAGCGGAACGTTCGAATACGACGTGACGATTCAGGGTCCGATACTCGGTGTCGTCTATCGGTTCTGA
- the dhaL gene encoding dihydroxyacetone kinase subunit DhaL, whose protein sequence is MSADWLKPAIQAVAETLIAHSEELSDLDSAIGDGDHGHNMKRGFQAVLEQIDQIAAEEPPKALQKIGMTLVGKVGGASGPLYGTLFMQAGKSWDGTPSVAAVAAAVEGGLDGVKARGKATAGEKTMIDVWEPVVAALKEASDKSGADAAAAARSAAETGLEATREMKATKGRAAYLGERSIGHLDPGARSSELIVQTLSDLVSKGVAP, encoded by the coding sequence GTGTCCGCTGACTGGCTCAAGCCGGCGATCCAGGCGGTTGCCGAAACGCTGATTGCCCATTCCGAGGAGCTGTCCGATCTCGACAGCGCGATCGGCGACGGCGACCACGGCCACAACATGAAGCGCGGGTTCCAGGCGGTGCTCGAGCAGATCGACCAGATCGCCGCCGAAGAGCCGCCCAAGGCGCTGCAGAAGATCGGCATGACGCTGGTGGGCAAGGTGGGCGGCGCATCCGGCCCGCTCTACGGGACCCTGTTCATGCAGGCCGGCAAGAGCTGGGACGGCACGCCGAGCGTGGCCGCGGTCGCGGCGGCGGTCGAAGGCGGGCTGGACGGCGTCAAGGCGCGCGGCAAGGCGACCGCCGGCGAGAAGACCATGATCGACGTCTGGGAGCCGGTCGTCGCCGCCCTCAAAGAGGCGTCGGACAAGAGCGGCGCGGACGCGGCCGCCGCGGCCCGGTCGGCCGCCGAGACAGGTCTGGAAGCCACCCGGGAGATGAAGGCCACCAAGGGGCGCGCCGCCTATCTGGGCGAACGGTCGATCGGCCATCTCGATCCCGGCGCCCGGTCCAGCGAGCTGATCGTGCAGACGCTGTCGGATCTCGTGAGTAAAGGAGTAGCGCCGTGA
- the dhaK gene encoding dihydroxyacetone kinase subunit DhaK, with the protein MKKFINSVDDVLSESLHGFASAYAPIVRLREDPTFLLRTGGPVSGKVALVSGGGSGHEPLHGGFVGKGMLDAACPGQVFTSPTPDQMIAAAEAVDGGAGILFIVKNYTGDVMNFDMASEMIGDGAATVLVDDDVAVEDSSFTSGRRGVAGTLIVEKVVGAAAEDRLDLASLKALGEKVNDKTGSMGVALTSCTVPAAGKPMFDLGEDEMEVGVGIHGEPGRHREKLAPADSIAKLLVEAILEDLKPQKGQKALLLINGMGATPLMELTLLYGAARKECEAAGLEIERSLVGNYVTSLDMAGASVTLTLLDDEITGYWDAPVITPALRWGA; encoded by the coding sequence ATGAAGAAATTCATCAATTCCGTGGACGACGTGCTCTCCGAGAGCCTGCACGGTTTCGCTTCCGCCTACGCTCCGATCGTGCGCCTGCGGGAAGACCCGACCTTTCTCCTGCGCACCGGCGGTCCGGTCTCCGGCAAGGTGGCGCTGGTGTCGGGCGGCGGCAGCGGCCACGAGCCGCTGCATGGCGGCTTCGTGGGCAAGGGCATGCTCGACGCGGCCTGCCCGGGTCAGGTGTTCACCTCGCCCACGCCGGACCAGATGATCGCCGCGGCGGAGGCCGTCGACGGCGGCGCGGGCATCCTGTTCATCGTCAAGAACTACACCGGCGACGTGATGAACTTCGACATGGCCTCCGAGATGATCGGCGACGGCGCCGCCACGGTCCTCGTGGACGACGACGTCGCGGTGGAGGATTCCAGCTTCACCTCCGGCCGGCGCGGCGTCGCCGGCACCCTGATCGTGGAAAAAGTGGTCGGCGCCGCTGCAGAGGACAGACTCGACCTCGCCTCTCTCAAGGCGCTGGGCGAGAAGGTCAACGACAAGACCGGCTCGATGGGCGTGGCGCTCACCTCCTGCACGGTTCCGGCTGCCGGCAAGCCGATGTTCGATCTCGGCGAGGACGAGATGGAAGTGGGCGTCGGCATTCACGGCGAACCGGGGCGGCACCGCGAAAAGCTGGCCCCGGCCGATTCCATCGCCAAGCTCCTGGTCGAGGCGATCCTGGAAGACCTGAAGCCCCAGAAGGGCCAGAAGGCGCTGCTTCTGATCAACGGCATGGGGGCGACGCCGCTGATGGAGCTGACCCTGCTTTACGGCGCCGCGCGCAAGGAGTGTGAGGCCGCCGGCCTCGAGATCGAGCGCTCGCTGGTCGGAAACTACGTGACCTCCCTGGACATGGCCGGCGCGTCGGTCACGCTCACCCTTCTCGACGATGAAATCACCGGCTACTGGGACGCACCCGTGATTACGCCCGCGCTCCGCTGGGGCGCCTGA
- a CDS encoding HPr family phosphocarrier protein, with protein MSATASTAEASVVLTSEVGLHARPAVKLTQEAAKFSSTIELSIDDTGTWHNAKSVVKLMKLKARTGSTVHLRAEGEDAEEAVAALVSLVERDFDG; from the coding sequence ATGAGCGCAACCGCATCGACGGCGGAAGCCAGTGTCGTCCTGACCAGCGAGGTCGGCCTGCATGCCCGGCCCGCCGTGAAGCTCACCCAGGAAGCGGCGAAGTTTTCCTCGACCATCGAGCTGTCGATCGACGACACCGGGACGTGGCACAACGCCAAGAGCGTGGTGAAACTGATGAAGCTGAAGGCGCGGACGGGATCGACCGTGCATCTGCGCGCGGAAGGCGAGGATGCGGAGGAGGCCGTGGCGGCGCTGGTATCGCTTGTGGAGCGCGATTTCGATGGCTGA
- a CDS encoding mechanosensitive ion channel family protein: MVMTGRSTGLWLVLFLVLCGFGIAAGPVQAQEAAAIAAAEGGSGSSDSDESAASVASELAPLTAEQRSALIGKMTDSQARDLLLYYLSENAPAADAASTAQGHTAAASLKLLQAKGTALRKNLAAVLSQFGNVIGDYVGKMQERLRVSVGQGGLLLVFGTILGLALAGVVVEAVYRFLTRSMVSRYEAAPMDTVRQKLSRAFGQLLHGLGAIVAFALGYVGVFFVIWGGDVPRRDFLIVVLLAILITRVTVAVVRFVFLPNHPAWRIMPVDDEAAAHFVRGTRRQVTLGVVLLLFGTLGRMWGVEPDIWRLGCLLSAILFTASFSFFLWRYRRHALRTLRAAIGSGGVPAWAQGAAGWSWYGLALGYVMVAFLIGVYALLMGLPFDPIKAAAGFLVLFVLNPYLSSLGKLIFMGEEAVATAKGPMQIVITDPDDGERMVMTRSDRGSETATEDQQAEGTADAEPKEMSEASKAVLRDKRVLGRVISISALVISLALFAFVIGVDAFSSTHEYPIAQFAIRVLLNIGVIALLSYVAWAMIAAWIDRKLAQEEANKPEGQVSDDGPGGPAGTRLQTILPIFRRAVQIIILVMAVMVVLSAMGVNIAPLIAGAGIFGLAIGFGSQTLVKDLISGLFFLMDDAFRIGEYIEASGTAGTVERFNARSLVLRGYLGAVYTVPYGDLGKVTNYSRDWVIMKLRFRVPYDTDIDKVRKIFKKIGQELLEDPDIGPDFLQPFKSQGVIKMDDSAFIVSGKFMAKPNRQWGIRKAVYQKVQKAFQENDIHFAPKRVIVDVPNAAEMEDHDPQKAATTRAAAAAAVASDDAAEKKTG; this comes from the coding sequence ATGGTTATGACAGGTCGCAGCACGGGTCTCTGGCTGGTGCTCTTTCTGGTTCTCTGCGGCTTCGGGATCGCGGCGGGACCGGTGCAGGCCCAGGAAGCCGCGGCGATCGCGGCGGCCGAAGGCGGGTCCGGCAGCAGTGACAGCGACGAGAGTGCCGCCTCGGTCGCCAGCGAGCTGGCTCCCCTCACCGCCGAGCAACGGTCCGCGCTGATCGGAAAGATGACGGACTCCCAGGCGCGCGACCTGCTGCTCTACTATCTCTCCGAGAACGCTCCGGCCGCCGACGCCGCAAGCACCGCCCAGGGTCACACGGCCGCAGCTTCGCTGAAGCTGCTGCAGGCGAAAGGCACGGCGCTTCGCAAGAACCTGGCCGCGGTGCTGTCCCAGTTCGGAAACGTCATCGGCGACTATGTCGGCAAGATGCAGGAGCGTCTGCGCGTCAGCGTCGGCCAGGGCGGTCTTCTGCTCGTTTTCGGGACGATCCTCGGCCTGGCGCTGGCGGGCGTGGTGGTCGAGGCCGTCTACCGGTTCCTGACCCGGTCGATGGTCTCCCGCTACGAGGCGGCACCGATGGACACGGTTCGCCAGAAACTGTCGCGAGCGTTCGGCCAGTTGCTGCACGGCCTGGGCGCCATCGTTGCCTTCGCGCTCGGCTATGTGGGCGTCTTCTTCGTGATCTGGGGCGGCGACGTCCCGCGGCGCGACTTTCTGATCGTCGTTCTCTTGGCGATCCTGATCACACGGGTCACCGTGGCGGTCGTCCGGTTCGTGTTCCTGCCCAACCATCCCGCCTGGCGCATCATGCCGGTCGACGACGAGGCCGCAGCCCACTTCGTGCGCGGCACAAGACGTCAGGTCACGCTTGGCGTGGTGCTTCTCCTGTTCGGAACTCTGGGACGGATGTGGGGCGTGGAACCGGACATCTGGCGGCTCGGCTGTCTGCTGAGCGCCATCCTGTTCACCGCCTCCTTCAGCTTCTTCCTGTGGCGCTACCGTCGCCATGCGCTGCGCACCTTGCGTGCCGCAATCGGAAGCGGGGGGGTTCCGGCATGGGCGCAGGGCGCAGCCGGCTGGAGCTGGTACGGCCTGGCCCTCGGCTACGTGATGGTCGCCTTCCTGATCGGCGTCTACGCGCTGCTGATGGGCCTTCCGTTCGATCCGATCAAGGCCGCCGCCGGTTTCCTGGTGCTGTTCGTTCTGAACCCGTACCTCAGCTCCCTCGGCAAGCTGATCTTCATGGGAGAGGAGGCCGTCGCGACAGCCAAGGGGCCGATGCAGATCGTCATCACCGATCCGGACGACGGCGAACGCATGGTGATGACGCGCAGCGATCGCGGCAGCGAAACCGCAACGGAGGACCAACAGGCCGAGGGGACGGCAGACGCCGAGCCGAAGGAGATGAGCGAGGCCTCCAAGGCCGTGCTGCGCGACAAGCGGGTTCTCGGCCGGGTCATCTCTATCTCCGCCCTGGTGATCTCGCTGGCGCTGTTTGCCTTCGTGATCGGTGTGGATGCGTTTTCATCGACCCATGAATATCCGATCGCCCAGTTCGCGATCCGCGTGCTTCTGAACATCGGCGTCATCGCGCTTCTGAGCTACGTGGCCTGGGCGATGATCGCCGCCTGGATCGACCGGAAGCTGGCGCAGGAAGAGGCCAACAAGCCGGAAGGCCAGGTGTCCGACGACGGACCCGGCGGCCCCGCCGGCACCCGGCTGCAGACCATCCTGCCGATCTTCCGCCGCGCGGTGCAGATCATCATCCTGGTGATGGCCGTCATGGTGGTGCTTTCGGCCATGGGCGTGAACATCGCCCCGCTGATTGCCGGCGCCGGCATCTTCGGCCTGGCCATCGGCTTCGGCTCCCAGACGCTGGTGAAGGACCTGATCTCCGGCCTGTTCTTCCTGATGGACGATGCGTTCCGGATCGGCGAGTACATCGAGGCGAGCGGGACGGCCGGCACCGTCGAGCGGTTCAACGCGCGCTCGCTGGTGCTGCGCGGCTATCTGGGCGCCGTCTACACGGTCCCCTACGGCGACCTCGGCAAGGTCACCAACTACAGCCGCGACTGGGTGATCATGAAGCTGCGCTTCCGGGTCCCCTACGACACCGACATCGACAAGGTCCGCAAGATCTTCAAGAAGATCGGTCAGGAGCTCCTGGAAGATCCGGATATCGGGCCGGACTTCCTCCAGCCGTTCAAGTCGCAGGGCGTGATCAAGATGGACGATTCCGCCTTCATCGTCTCCGGCAAGTTCATGGCCAAGCCGAACCGGCAGTGGGGCATCCGCAAGGCGGTCTACCAGAAGGTCCAGAAGGCCTTCCAGGAGAACGACATCCACTTCGCGCCGAAGCGCGTCATCGTGGACGTGCCGAACGCGGCCGAGATGGAGGATCACGATCCCCAGAAGGCGGCGACCACGCGGGCGGCCGCAGCAGCGGCTGTGGCGTCGGACGACGCGGCGGAGAAGAAGACGGGCTAG